The DNA window TTGCCTGAGGCTTGCTCGATCGATCTGAGGTGCAGCAGCGTGACGAGCGTCCTGTCGTCCGCCTCCGCCACCTGGGTCGCAACGGTTGCCGCGGTGGGCGTGCGGCCCGCGTCGCCGATGACGATCACGCTGTCGTACGAGGGCACGTTCAACCGGGCCAGTACGCGAGGGTCCGTGGTGTCCGCGCTGTGGAGGGTCACGTCGAGGCGTTGGGATGCCACCGCGACGTCCTGGGCCCCGCGCATCGTCGCGTGGTCTCCGAGAGCCACGATGTCCAGCGTGGTTCCGGCGCTCACATAGGTGGCGAGCTGTTGGACGATGAGCGGTGCCCGGCGATTCCATCCGAGCAGGAGCAGCCGCTCCGCGGTGGCTGCCCGGGGCCCGGCCGTGGCGATCGCTTCCTCGTCGATGCCGGATGCCGCGGCGGCGACAACGGTGGTGTCGTCGTCCTTCGCGATGACGACGATCCGATCACCGGGGGCGATTTCCGTCCCGGGGTTCGGGTTGAGTGCGACCGTACCGTTCTCGCGCAGCAGGCCGACCGCCGAGGAGGTGGTGAGCGAAAGAAGAGCCTCGCCGAAGGTGCGGCCGGTGAGCGCCGGGGCGTCCACGGTGTAGAACTCGTCGCCCGCGAAGTTCAGCAGTTCCTGGTAGACGAGCGAGAGGCCCGGTTGGCGTGCGGTCTGTACGAGAAGGCGGGCGACGATGTCGTCGACGGCGAGGACATGGCCGCGCGGTCCTGCGGCGAGCTGGGCGGCGACACGGTTGTGGGCATCGTGAACTGCGGCGACCACGATCGCGTCGCCGGGTTCGGCGGCGACCGCGTTCAGCGCGAGGAGGGTCTTCACCACGTGGGTGTCACCGTCGTCCGCGCCGGGCGGTAGTACGAGTACGGCTTTGGCGGTCTGCGGGCTGACCCTGGTCAGAACCGCCGGGTCGGTGGTGCAGCCGTTGCGGCAGACGATCGTGGTGGTTCCGGTAGCCGGAACGCGGGCGTCGATCTCCTGCTCCATCTCCACCTTGTCCTTCGGGGCGAGGACAGCGACGACAGCCCGGCGCTGGTTGGAATTGGCCGCCACCAGTTCCGCGGTCACGGGGAAAACCTGGTCGGACCAGCCCAGTACGACGGTGTGCCGTGTCTCCAGCAGCCTGGAGTGGCCCAGACGCAGCTCCATGATGCGCTGGTTGATCCCGGCAGTGATCAGACTGACCAGCGTCGATACGAAGAGCAGGGCGATCAGCGCCAGCAGGACGGACGCGAGTACGTACAAGGGGGAACCGACCGCTCCTCCGATTTTCAGGGTCTGCCCGACACTGACCCATACGGCCGTGAGCTGGCCGGAGAGGGTTGCCGGGGGCTGGTGACCCGCCCGGACCAGCACCACGCTCGCCGGGACGACAACACTCAGACAGGCGAGGGTGAGCCAGCCGATGAGAGCGGTGGTGCTGCGTGACACCAGATAGTCGAACCGGTATTGGAGGCGTCGCCAGAGGGGCGTCGTGTGCTGCACCATGCACCCCCGGCATGAGTCGACGCGGCATTCGGACGGGCGATCCGCCGCCCTGCGGCTACACGTTAGAAAGGTGCGGCCAGCGCGAGTCGGGAAAGCCTCTGGCTCTCACTCAGAGGTATGAATCACCCCCGCCCGACACCCGGAGCACCGCCGGCCGGCGTCACCGCCTGCCGGGCAGGACGCGGCTTGTCGACCTGCGACACGGGGCCTCTCGCCCGGTGCTTAGGATGAATGCCGGTTCACGGCAGGCGCGCTCCGTCGGCCACCTGCCGCTCGTGGCGTGCGGCGCACCGCGTACCCTCACCAGATCGCCGGGACCGCGCCGGTCGGCGGTAACGGTCATGCCCCTCGCAGACAACCGGAGCACACATGCGTCACCCGGAAGGACTGGCCAGGCCGCCGCAGCCGGACGCCGTCCCGGAGGAGGCGCCTGCCGAGAGCCCCGCCGGGAAGCTTCCGGTCCCGCTGATCGTGGCCGGTCTGGTCCTGTCCCTGCTGGTGGGCGAACTCGGTTACTCCCTGGTACGAGACGACACATGGCTCACGCATCCGGGCTTCACCGCGTGGCAGACCGTCGTTGTGGCCATCACCGTCCAGGCTCTGCCCTTTCTGCTGCTCGGCACACTGATCTCCGGAGCGGTCAACGCCTTCGTACCGGCCGAGCTGTTCACACGCGTACTGCCGCGCAATCCCGCGCTTGCGGTCCCCGTGGCGAGCGCCGCCGGCGCGGTGCTGCCGGGGTGTGAATGCGCGTCAGTACCGGTCGCGGGGAGCTTGATCCGGCGTGGCGTCACGCCCTCGGCAGCCTTCGCCTTTCTTCTCTCGGCGCCTGCCGTCAACCCGATCGTGCTGGCGTCGACCGCTGTGGCGTTCCCCGGCAGCCCTGAAATGGTCGCGGCCCGGCTCGCCGCCTCACTGGCGACCTCCGCGATCATGGGCTGGCTCTGGCTGAGGTTCGGCCGCGAGGACTGGCTGCGGATGCCTGCCCGGCACTCCGGGCACGAGCACGGGCGCAGTCGCCTCAACGAGTTCCGGCTCGGTTTCCAGCACGACTTCCTGCACGCCGGAGGCTTCCTCGTGCTCGGCGCCATGGCCGCCGCGGCGTTCAACGTCACCGTGCCGCGCTCGGTCCTCGACATGTTCGCCGACTCTCCGTGGATGTCGGTCCTCTTCCTCGCGGCACTGGCCGTCGTTCTGGCCGTGTGCTCGGAGGCCGACGCGTTTGTCGCCGCCTCCCTGACCGGCTTCTCCCCCACCGCCCGGCTGGCGTTCATGGTGGTCGGGCCCATGGTGGACCTGAAGCTGATCGCGTTGCAGGTGGGCACCTTCGGCCGGGCGTTCGCGCTGCGCTTCTCGGCAGCGACGGCGGTGACCGCTGTGACGAGCAGCGTCGTGGTCGGATGGTGGCTGCTGTGAAGCCGATGGTGCAGCCCATGCTGCTTCTGCTCATGGGGGCGGCGATCTTGCGCGTCTCCCTGTTCAGCGACATCTGCCTGCGGTACGTGAAGGAGGGCCTCCAGCCCTTCCTCATCGCTTCCGGGCTCGTGCTGGTCGGCTGCGCCCTGGCGGGTGCGTTGCCCCAGGGTCTGCGCTTCATCAGGCGTCGGGAATCGACAGGCTCCGTGCCCGCGGTCGCCGCTCCTGGTCCCGACGGGCACGAGCACGCCCACGTACCCGGCATTGCCTGGCTGCTCGCGGCTCCGGCGCTGGTCCTGCTGATGTTCGCGCCGCCCGCCCTCGGTTCGTACACAGCCGCGCGGGACAGTCCGAAGGTCGTCGAGGACTACGACCATTTCAAGCGACTGCCCGCGCAAGGGCCCGTACCCCTTTCGCTGACGGAGTTCACCGCCCGGGTCCAGCAGGATCGCGCGAAGAGTCTCCAGGGGCGCACCGTTGTGATGTCGGGTTTCGTCACCCCCGGCAAGGGCGGACGGTGGGACCTGACGCGGCTGCTCGTGGCGTGCTGCGCGGCCGACTCCCAGTCCCTGACGGTGCCCATGCACGGTTTTCCGGCACCGCCCGCGGACACCTGGGTCAAGGTGACGGGCACCTGGCACCCGAGCGGTGCCCTGGGCACCGCGTCCGCGGCCCCCGCCCTTGACGTGCGGTCACTCGAGCGCATCCCCCCACCGCTGAGCCCGTACAAGGATCAGCCGCCCGCCCCATAGGCAACGTGTTGCGACGGGCAGTCGGGTACTCCGATGTCCGGCTGCCCCTGGCACAGCTGCGTCAGTCCAGGCAGAACTCGTTGCCCTCGGGATCGGTCATCACGATGAAGCCGGTGCTCATCGGGGGCTCGGGCTCGTAGCGTCGTACCCGCGTCGCTCCCAGCGCGACGAGCCGGTCGCACTCGGTCTCCAGCGCCGCCATCCGCTCCTCGCCCTCCAGGCCGGGAGCCGTACGGACGTCGAGGTGCACCCGGTTCTTGGCGACCTTGTCCTCCGGCACTTGCTGAAAGAACAGCCGTGGGCCGTGCCCGTCCGGGTCCTCGATGGCCGATCTGCTGTTGCGCTGCTCCTCCGGTACGCCGACCCGCGCGAGGAAGTCGTCCCACGCGGCCAGCGGATCGGCGTCCTCGGGCAGGTCGACTCCGGGCGGGCCGGGGTGGACGTACCCCAGTACGTCGCGCCAGAAGGACGACAGCGCCCTCGGGTCGTGGGCGTCGAAGGTGACCTGGAAGTGGCGGCTCATCGGTTCGCTCCGTTCGTGGCGTGCTTCGTTTGCGGGCAGAGGTCTCGCAGTGGGCAGACCTCGGACAGGTGGTGGATCAGCCGGCGGTGGATGTGCAGCGGCGGGCCGGCCATGGGCATCACGGGGAACGTTCCTTCGTGCCGACCGGGACCCGGAGCCCGCCGCACGCTCCACGTCGAGACCGTTTGCCTCCATGGAGCCACCCTGGCACCGATAGCGGACAGGTCGGGTACGCAGTCGGGTGCCGGGGCGGGCGGCTTGGACGCGGCATACGGCAGGGGCGACCTCGCAGAGGTCCGTCCAAGTCCGGCCCGAGCGCCAAGCCCGCCGAGGCGGCGATGCGGTCTGCGGTCTGCGGTCTGCGGTCTGCAGTCTGCAGTCTGCAGTCTGCGGGACGGTGATCTGATCGGTCCAGACATGCTGCGCGAACTCCGGCTCTCGAAGACGCTCCAAGCAGACCGGCTCCACAACCGTCATGGGCACGATCACGGTCCCGTCGTACTCGGTCAAGGCTAGATCCAGTACCTCGTACACGCGCCGACGCCATGCCTGGAGTCCTGGAAATCGGCACGCAAGGACGTAAGAGGCATCCGCCGCGAGCCGAGACCGGCCCCGTCGCGGTGGACGTGGGGCGCGGACGCCGTGGATCATGGAGCGGTACGCCACGCACGAGGCACATTCGAAGGCACGACGGGGGCGGGAACGACATGACCGACGAGAGCGCTGAGCGGGCACGGGCCGTGGTCGCGGCACTGCGGTCGTCGGCCGCACGGCGGCCGGACATCGCCCTGCTCGACGGTTTCACGGACGCGGAGCTGGACGCGTGGCCGGTTCCGGTGCCGGAAGCGGTGCGCGTCGTGCTGCGCGACACCGGTGGCCTGGAGGCAGGCGGCGTTCGTTACGTGTTCGGGCCACGCGGCGACTCCCACGGTCGCCGTCCCTTCGCGGACGGCCACTGGACGCTCGGAGAACTGACCTGGGGCCAGGGTTCACTGTTGGTGGGCGTGGGCGGAGAGCAGCGCTCCGACTGGGGCCCGGTCGCGGCCGTCCAGCCGTACGACGAACCGGAAGTCACCGTCGAAGCCCCGGGCTTCACCAGCTGGCTGCTGGGTCTCGCCGAACGTCTCGCCGACGGCGGCACGGTGGAGGACCGCCCCCTGCCCACCGTCTTCACCGAGGCCGTGCCGTCCGTGGAGATCGCCGAGAGCGCTGACGCGGACGCCGAGCTGGTGGCCCTGGCCGGGCGGGGGGATTCGCTCACCGATCTGGTCGATCTGCGCTCCCTCCTGGCCTATCCGTGCGGAGTCGGCTGGGAGCCGTACCACTCGACCGACTACAACACCGCCGACACGGGAAGCAGCGAAGTGGACTTCCGGCTGGCCGGAGACGGCAAAGTGCTGCTCATCCGCAGCATGGTGAGCGGCGACTTCCTGCGGGACGGCGTACGCCGTCACCGTGTCCCCGACGATGCCGGCCCGCGGGCCGTCGCCGAGCTGCGGGCGCTGGCGGCCGAACTCCCCGGCCTCGTCTCCCTCCAGCCCGGCTGTGACGACGCGGAGATGGACACCTGGCCGGTGCCCGTCCCCGCCGACGTACGCGACGTGCTGCGTGAGATCGGCGGTGTTCGCATGCCGGGCCTGCCCGACCTGGAGCTGCTGCACGGGGCGCCCGAGCAAGGCGTGGACCCCGAGGTGCACCGGATGATGGGCGGTGACGGGACGTACTGGCCCGTCGCCCGGGTTGTGTACGCGCGCCACACCGCCCTCGCGCAGATCCGCATCGACCCGGACACCGGCGAGTGGGGTTACGCCGTGTCGGTGCCCACCGACCTGGGCAGCCTCCGGGAATTCCCGGAGGTCACCCTGCTGGCCGAGTCGCTTCCTCACCTGCTGCTGACCGTCGCCCGTCTTGCCCGCGAGGCCGGGGACAGCCCCGACTTCGCGCGTTCGCTCGCCGGGGCCACCACATGGTTCTTCCCGAACACCGGTGAGCCGTGGACCCGTCCGGTCCCCCTGGGCGAGTGGGCTTCCTCCACCGACCCGCTGCGGGCCGCGGTGGCCGGTCTCCCCGCCGGAACCCATGTCGCGGACCTGCGCCGGGCGCCGATACCCACCGACCTGTGTTTCCACCGGGCGGAGGACTGGCCGTACGGCGACAGCCTCGACCGTCTCCACTTCGGCGCGGGGGGACGCATCGCCGCAGCGGTTCCGCTCGCCGGCGGCAGGTGACCACGCGGTCACCACATCCGTCACCCGCCCTGCGCGACCACCGGCGAGGGGGCGAGGCGGCGAGGCGGCGAGGCGGCGAGGCGGCGACCATGCGTAGTACGCCGGCATCGCCCGCTGTTCGGCCGACCGGCCCTTGCGGGGTGGGGAGCAGCAGGCTGAACAGGCCCGCGAGTGGCCGCACTGCCGCTCATCGGAGGATTCCTGCCACCCGTGCCATACTCCGCGCCATGCCGTTCGCGTCCATAGCCGCATACGCCCCGCCCCGTGTCGGCATGCTCGCCGTCGGTCTCGTCGCCGAGGTCTTCGACGCCCACGCCGACGGGCCACCGCGCTTCGACTTCGCGCTCTGCACCGAGCGGCCGGGACAGGTCACCACCGATGTCGGGGTGCCGCTCGCCGTCGAGCACGGTCTTGAGCGGCTCGCTGCCGCCGACCTCGTACTCGTCCTGCCGTGGGCCGATTTCCGCATCCCGCCGCCCGAGCCCGTGCTCGACGCACTCCGTGCCGCGCACGCGCGCGGCGCGCTTGTCGGGGCACACTGCGTCGGTGCGTTCGCGCTCGCCGCCGCCGGACTCCTCGACGGCCTTCGGGCCACCACTCATTGGCGGTTCGCCGATCTCCTCGCCCGCCGCCACCCGTCCGTCACCGTCGATCCCGACGCCCTGTACGTCGATGAGGGCCGGATCCTCACGGGCGCGGGCGCCGCCGCCGGGTTCGACCTCTGCCTGCACCTGCTGCGCCGCGAGTACGGCGCCGCCGCTGCCAACGCCGTGGCCCGCGACCTCGTCCTGCCGCCGCACCGGGACGGCGGGCAGGCCCAGTACCTGGCGTCCCCCGTCCCCGAGGACGGTGAGGACGAGCGGCTCGCGGACGTGCTCGCCTGGGCCCGCGAGCACCTCCACGAACCGTTGCCCGTGGCTGAGTTGGCGCGGCGCGCCCTGATGAGCCGCCGCTCCTTCGCCCGCCGGTTCACCGCCGCGACCGGCACGACGCCGCACGCCTGGGTGGTCGGCCTGCGGCTCGGCCGGGCGGAGGAGCTCCTGGAGACCACGGACCTGCCCGTCGAGGAGATCGCCCGCTTGGTCGGCTACGGCTCCGCGGCCGTGCTGCGTGAGCAGTTCGTCCGCCGCCGGGGCGTGCCGCCCCGCACGTACCGCCGTGCGTTCACGAGGATGCGGTAGGCACTGGAGCCACCCCGTTCGCACACCAGGTATCGACTCGGTAACGCAGGGTCATGACCAGCGGGTAGCTCTTTAGGCTCCTCGCGAGCCGCTCGGTGGCGGCCTTCTGCGGGAGGGGGCTGGTCCATGGAGCGATACCGGCCGTGGGCGTATCCGGTGGCAGCGGGTGCGCTGAGTGGCGTGGCCGCGGCGGTGTGCATCGCGGCGTACGAAGACCGACTTCAGGACCTGTACTGGGGCGATGCCGGTGTCTCGGTCTCTTTCGCGGCCGTAGGAGGACTGCTGGCTCACCGGCTGCCACGCCACCCGCTGGGCTGGCTGATGCTCCTGATGGCGCTGAGCGGTTCGCTCGGATGCCTGATCCACCAGGTGTGGCCGCTGGCCTCGGCGGCACGGATGCCCGGCACGAGTGTTCTCGGCTGGATGACGGCGTGGGTGTGGTGGCCGGCTTTCGGCTCCCTTCCCCTGGCTCTGCTGCTGTACCCCACGGGACGCCTGCCTTCGCCACGCTGGCGCCCGGCCGGCCTCCTCTTCTCCGCTCTGGTGGTTCTGCCGACCGCCGTCCTCGCAGTGGTCGGGGCCATCCATCCCACGGCCGGTGTGGTGGACCCCGAGGACATCGGGCAGAGCCCTCTCTTTCCCGTGAACCGGGTCACGTTCATCGCTTTGCAGGTATGTCTCCTGATTGCCCTGGTCTCGCTCGTGGCACGGTGGCGAAGAGGGGCGCGGCTGGAGCGCGACCAGTTGAAGTGGCTGGCCTTCGCCGTCGCGCTGGCCATAGGCGGGCAGGTCGCGCTGGACCTCGTGCCGTACTCGCCCGTGGTGCTGCACGGGATCGGCTTCTGCCTCGATGCCGGGGTCCCCGTCGCCGTTGCCGTCGCGGTACTGCGTTACCGGCTGTGGGCCATTGACCTGATCATCCGGCGCTCGCTCGCCTATGCGGCGCTCACCGCGGGCGTGGTCGTCCTGTACGCGGGGGTGATGTGGTCGGTCAACGGTGTACTCCACCGGAGGTCCACCTTCGCGGCCTCCCTGCTGGCGACCGGCGTGGTCGCGGTGGCCCTTCAGCCGCTGCACCAGCGCAGTCAGCGTGCCGTGAACCGGATCTTCTTCGGTGACCGGGACGAACCCCACACCGTCATCGCCCGTCTGACCGCACGTCTGCGGTCCTCGGTCGAACCGGACGCCGCCCTGCCCATGGTGGCCCGCACGCTGGCGGACGCGCTGCGCCTGTCGTACGTGGCCATCGAGACACCCGCCGGGCCCCGCGTGCGTCACGGTGCGCCGACCGGCACCGTACTGACCCTTCCCCTGGAATACCGGAACGCGGTCATCGGCCGGCTGATGGTCAGCCCCCGGCTGCCGGGAGACGACCTTTCCTCCGCCGACCGGGAACTGCTCGACCAGACGGCCGGACTGGCGGCGATGGCTGTGGAGACCGCCAGGCTCACCGCCGACCTGAGGGAATCACGTGAACGTGTGGTGCGTGCACGCGAGGAAGAGCGCCGGCGTCTGCGCCGGGACCTGCACGACGGCGTCGGGCCTTCCCTCGTCGGGCTCCGCCTGCGGCTCGCGGCGGCCGAGCACGTGGCCGAGGGCAGCGCGGAGCACCTGCGCGAACGGCTTCAGGCCCTACAGGTCCTGGTGGACGGCATCACGTCCGATGTGTCCCAGGCCGTGGTGGGCCTGCGCCCCGCCGCTCTCGACGACGAAGGGCTGGTCGAGGCCCTGCGTCTGTACGCCGACCGGCTGTCCTCCCCCGACAGCCTCCGCATAACCGTCGAGTCCGAGGGGGACGCCGCGGACCTGCCGGCAGCGGTGGACGCCGCCGCGTACCTCATCGCCACCGAGGCCATGACCAACGTCGTCCGGCATGCAGCCGCCACGCGGTGCGTCGTTACCGTGCGGGTGTCCGACATCCTCGAACTGAGTGTCGCAGACGACGGAAAGGGGCTGCGGACGCAGCGGCGCGCGGGAGTGGGGCTGAGCTCCATGCGTGAACGGGCGGAGGAGCTGGGCGGCGAGCTGGTCCTCGACACGAAGCAGGAGCGCGGTCTCACCGTGGTGGCGCGCCTCCCGCTGGGGGACGCGAGTTGACCACGATCCGGATGGTCATCGTCGACGATCACGAAGTCTTCCGCAACGGCCTGCGCGACTACGCGGAGGTGGCCGGCATTCAGGTGGTGGGTGAGGCCGGCAATGCCGCGGAAGGGGTGGACGTGGTTCTGGAGACGGAACCGGACGTCGTGGTGATGGACCTGGAGATGGCGGGAGGCGACGGGCTGACAGCGATCCGCGCCTTGGCCGCCGAACGGCCGGGCCTGCCGGTCGTCGTGGTGTCCGGCTATGACGAGGGTTCCCGGGTCAGCGACGCGCTGCGCGCCGGCGCCGCCGGTTTCGTACTGAAGACGTGTTCGGCACCCGCTCTGCTGGCGGCTCTCGGTGCGGCCGCACGAGGACTGACCGTGCTCGACCAGACCGCGCGCAGCCACCTCTTCGGCGCACTGGAGGCGGCGCGTACGCCGACGGTCGGTCCCTTTCCCTCCCTCAGCGGGCGGGAACGTCAGGTACTGACCCTGCTGGCGCAGGGCAAGGAGCCGTCCCGGATTGCCCGTGAGCTCGTCCTCGACCCTCACACGGTGCACAACTACCTGTCGGCCGTCGTGCGCAAGCTCGGTGTGGCCGGGCGCAACGAGGCCGCGGAAGTGGCGCGGGCCAACGGCTTGGGGAACGGTTCCGGTTCCCTGCCGGGTGACCTGCGACCGGGATAACCGAGGACGATCGGGGAGTGCTCCCGGGACACCTGGGAGCGGAGCATGGGATGCGTCGGTTCAGTCCTCCGGTGCGGCCGGAGCAAGCGGAGAAGTACCAGCTCTCCAGGCCCGCCCGGACACCAGCTTGAAGGAGCATCGCATGCCTCGAGCGTCGCTTCGGCGCCTCGCCGTCGCCCTGTCGGCCATCAGCGTCGTGTCAGGTCTGGGCCTGGGACCGGCCGGCCTGGCCCAGGCATCGCCACGGCCGGCGACGGCCGCCGCGGCACAGCCCGCCCTCTCGGCTCCCGTTCGAGTGGCGGCAACGCAATCACCGCCCCTCTACTACCACGACGCATACAACTTCCCGACGTGGCTCTTCGGGAGGACGCGGCTGTGTGTCACAGCCGGCTACTCGGCCGCGGGCACCGCAAGGGTGCAGAGCAGCGCACCCCTTGCGGCTCCTGAGTACGTCTCCGTAGCAGCGGGCCAGACGCGTTGTATCGAGCGGTGGTGGGGCGGGTTCCCGGTCAACGCGATGAACATCACCTACAGCCGGCTGACCGTCAAGGCCAGCTGAGAAACGGGGGCACGGGTCCGGTCCCGTACAACCGCCGCCTGCCGCCCCAACCGCCGCTTGTCGCCGCCGGAGACTTCCTGGGCTCCGGCGGCGGGTGAGCGCCGGCGCCCCGCCCTCGGGGCCGGACGAACGAAACCATTCGCTTGGCGTCCTACGAAGGAGCTCGAGCATGAAGAGGTCACGTATCAGAGCATGGATCGTCGCAGTGAGTTCGACAATGCTGGCCGCGGGAGTGGCACTGGCACCCGTACAGACAGCCATGGCCGATCCCGTCGGCGTGCAACGCACCCTCGACTGGGAGCAGTCGGCCGACCGGACCCTCCCGGCCACGGCACCGGCCGGTCTCAACAAGCAGTGGGCCACTTCGTACGGCGCCACCAACGTCACCAGCCCCACGCGCGACGGCTCCCACGCAGCCCGCTTCGAGCTGCGCAAATCCGATCCGGTCGTCTCCAGCAGCAAACGGGCGGAGATCTCGCAGCGCGACGAGCAACCCGCGGGCGCCGACCGGTGGTACGGCTTCAGCATCAACCTCGCGAACACATGGACCCACGACACCTCGGCCGAGATCGTGAGCCAGTGGCACCACTGCGACGTCGGATGCCCGGGCACCTCTCCCCCCTTGGCCCTTCTGACCGACGAGGGACGCTGGAAGATCGACTTCCGCGGTGAGCCCATCGATCTGGGTGCCTACACCACGGGGGCCTGGGTGGACTGGGTCTTCCACGTCACCTGGAGGACGGACAGCACCGGCCTCCTCCAGGTATGGAAGAACGGCGAACGCGTCGTGCACCAGACCGGCGCCACCCACGACGGCGGACCACGGTCGCCCTACTTCAAGTTCGGTATCTACAAGTGGGACTGGAACACCGGAGCTCCCTCCAGTACCACGCAGCGGGTGATGTACTACGACGCTCTGCGTCTGGGCGACGAACGCGCCGTCCACCGGGACATCACGCCCCAGCGAGCCTGTACGCGGGCCCCGGTGGTCGCCGCCGCGTCCGCCACCACGTACGAGGCCGCGAACCCACCCTCCCACGCCGTCGACAACAACCTGACGACCCGCTGGTCCGGCCGAGGATTCGGCGCCGCACTGATCCTCGACACGGGCAAACCCCGCCAGCTCTGCGGCGCCACCGTGGCCTGGCACCGCGGTGACCTGCGGTGGAACGACTACACCATCCACGCTTCACAGGACGGCGTCTCGTACACCAAGGTGTGGGAAGGCCGCAGTTCCGGGACGACCACGGCGCCGGAGACGGTGCACTTCACCTCGGGCGCCCTGGACGCCCGGTACCTCAAGATCTCGTTCTGGGCGAATCCCGAGAACGACTGGGCAAGCATCACCGAAGCGAGGCCACTCGGTCTCTAGCGAAGCGAAAGACTGCCCGGCCGGGCCCGCCGCACACCGCGGCGGGTCCGGCCCGCTGTCGCGGTCGGGCAGGCCGACCGCTGTCACTTCCGGCGCCTCGGGCCGCGCGCGCAATTCCGTCCTGCCGTGCGCTCTCGTCCGCCCGTCTACCTCTGATCTTGCGCCGCGCTCCACCCTTCAGGGTGGGGGTGAAGCGCATCGCCCGACGGGCTGCGGGAGAACGGCCCCGCATGGAACGCGGCACTCAGGGACTGGGCGGCGTGGGCGGCCCGGCACGACTCCGACTTCCGGCTGGGTGACACGACCGCCGACGTCATGCGTACGGTGCTGCGCATCAACGAGGCGGCCGCCGAAAGCGCGTTGCGGGTCGGCTCCCACCAGGTCGGCAGCGGCCTGCTGCCGATCCTGTTGCAGCCACTGGGCAGTGACAGCGACGAGTCTTACCGGAGTTTCGCCGCAGACGTCCGCGTCCTGGCCGACGCCGCCGCGGGCCTGCCCGCCACTCCCGGTCCCGCTCTCGACCAGATGCTGCGGCTCAGTTCGGCACCAGACACAGAAGGGGCCGCATCGGCGCAGACCGCCATCCTGTGCGCCGACCAGGCGGCGACGTCCCGTAACCCCCAGCACTACTTCGCGGACATCGAGGCGCACCGGGACCGTGACCCCTTGTACGGCCCGCTCCTTCGCAACATCACGCCCTGCTCGTTCTGGCCCTCCGCGCCCGTCGAACCGCCCACCGCGTTCCGCAACGACGTACCGGCCCTGCTCGTCGGCTCCACCGGTGACCCGGCGGCTCTCTACCGGCATCAGAGGAGCCTGCACCGCACACTGACGGCGTCACGCCTCGTGACCCTGCCGGACACCTTCCGGCACGGGGTCTACAGCCCGTTCAACAGCACCACCAGCGCGTGCGTCGACTCCGCCGTCGACCGCTACCTGCTCACCGGCGCTCTCCCTCCCGGCGACACGCGCTGCGAGCCGGAAGGCGACTGAGGTACGCGGCGACCAGCGGGTACCGGGGTACGCGGTGACAGGCTCCCGCACGTGACGTGAGCCCTGGCGGACTTCTTCACACGCCCTGTCCCCCGCCGGCCTGCGCGGACGTCAGCACGCTACGAACGTCGCCACCAGAACGAAGGACAGGAAGCCGCACTTTAGAATCGCTGACGGGGAACAGGGCAGCACATGATCGAGCACTGCACCCTGTCCGCCGACGCCCGCGAATTCCACGGCCTGCCGTCGACAACCCGAGCCCAGCGGTGCACCCGCGGCGAAATCCGCCTCGGTGCACCCGAAGACCACGCCGACA is part of the Streptomyces agglomeratus genome and encodes:
- a CDS encoding VOC family protein; this encodes MSRHFQVTFDAHDPRALSSFWRDVLGYVHPGPPGVDLPEDADPLAAWDDFLARVGVPEEQRNSRSAIEDPDGHGPRLFFQQVPEDKVAKNRVHLDVRTAPGLEGEERMAALETECDRLVALGATRVRRYEPEPPMSTGFIVMTDPEGNEFCLD
- a CDS encoding permease produces the protein MRHPEGLARPPQPDAVPEEAPAESPAGKLPVPLIVAGLVLSLLVGELGYSLVRDDTWLTHPGFTAWQTVVVAITVQALPFLLLGTLISGAVNAFVPAELFTRVLPRNPALAVPVASAAGAVLPGCECASVPVAGSLIRRGVTPSAAFAFLLSAPAVNPIVLASTAVAFPGSPEMVAARLAASLATSAIMGWLWLRFGREDWLRMPARHSGHEHGRSRLNEFRLGFQHDFLHAGGFLVLGAMAAAAFNVTVPRSVLDMFADSPWMSVLFLAALAVVLAVCSEADAFVAASLTGFSPTARLAFMVVGPMVDLKLIALQVGTFGRAFALRFSAATAVTAVTSSVVVGWWLL
- a CDS encoding GlxA family transcriptional regulator is translated as MPFASIAAYAPPRVGMLAVGLVAEVFDAHADGPPRFDFALCTERPGQVTTDVGVPLAVEHGLERLAAADLVLVLPWADFRIPPPEPVLDALRAAHARGALVGAHCVGAFALAAAGLLDGLRATTHWRFADLLARRHPSVTVDPDALYVDEGRILTGAGAAAGFDLCLHLLRREYGAAAANAVARDLVLPPHRDGGQAQYLASPVPEDGEDERLADVLAWAREHLHEPLPVAELARRALMSRRSFARRFTAATGTTPHAWVVGLRLGRAEELLETTDLPVEEIARLVGYGSAAVLREQFVRRRGVPPRTYRRAFTRMR
- a CDS encoding CASTOR/POLLUX-related putative ion channel, with translation MVQHTTPLWRRLQYRFDYLVSRSTTALIGWLTLACLSVVVPASVVLVRAGHQPPATLSGQLTAVWVSVGQTLKIGGAVGSPLYVLASVLLALIALLFVSTLVSLITAGINQRIMELRLGHSRLLETRHTVVLGWSDQVFPVTAELVAANSNQRRAVVAVLAPKDKVEMEQEIDARVPATGTTTIVCRNGCTTDPAVLTRVSPQTAKAVLVLPPGADDGDTHVVKTLLALNAVAAEPGDAIVVAAVHDAHNRVAAQLAAGPRGHVLAVDDIVARLLVQTARQPGLSLVYQELLNFAGDEFYTVDAPALTGRTFGEALLSLTTSSAVGLLRENGTVALNPNPGTEIAPGDRIVVIAKDDDTTVVAAAASGIDEEAIATAGPRAATAERLLLLGWNRRAPLIVQQLATYVSAGTTLDIVALGDHATMRGAQDVAVASQRLDVTLHSADTTDPRVLARLNVPSYDSVIVIGDAGRTPTAATVATQVAEADDRTLVTLLHLRSIEQASGKRISLTTEMTDDRNRLLAPAREGADFIVSGRLTSLLMAQISENPSLADVFDELFDAEGSELYLKPAADYVHPGSETTFATVVASARRRHECAVGYRLRAQAAAGPAYGVRINPDKQQQVRFTAEDWVIVLAES
- a CDS encoding TIGR03943 family putative permease subunit is translated as MLLLLMGAAILRVSLFSDICLRYVKEGLQPFLIASGLVLVGCALAGALPQGLRFIRRRESTGSVPAVAAPGPDGHEHAHVPGIAWLLAAPALVLLMFAPPALGSYTAARDSPKVVEDYDHFKRLPAQGPVPLSLTEFTARVQQDRAKSLQGRTVVMSGFVTPGKGGRWDLTRLLVACCAADSQSLTVPMHGFPAPPADTWVKVTGTWHPSGALGTASAAPALDVRSLERIPPPLSPYKDQPPAP